Proteins from a genomic interval of Phenylobacterium sp. LH3H17:
- a CDS encoding acyl--CoA ligase has protein sequence MMEYLFGGADAAPAICEIDGPTLSYGDLNGLSAAVRARLAALGLGHGDRLALVMPNGVEMAVAFVAFSSATAIAPLNPAYTSEEFRFYMEDAGVRALVVGAMGNAAAEAAAERLGLPILRFAMASEDGKLDARINATPVGPARQPRLAGSLDLALLLHTSGTTSRPKLVPLSHAKLQASAQNIVQTLRLAAGDRCLNIMPLFHIHGLVGVLASSLHAGATVVCTPGFNALSMFRWLEQGSATWYSAVPTMHQAIAARGQRAPSATRALGLRFVRSSSSPLAPSVLRQLEDVFGCPVIEAYGMTEAAHQIASNPLPPGERRAGSVGRPVGMEVAIMDETGELLSPGQIGEVVLRGANLLDAYEHNPEATEQAFAHGWFHTGDQGAVDAEGYLTLTGRLKEIINRGGEKISPREVDEALLDHPAVAEALTFALPHDLLGETVAALVVLQTGAMVTEREIVAFVARRLAAFKVPGRIMFLDELPKGPTGKLQRIGLADRLGLR, from the coding sequence ATGATGGAGTACCTATTCGGAGGCGCCGACGCGGCGCCGGCGATCTGTGAGATCGACGGCCCGACCTTGTCCTATGGTGACCTTAATGGCCTCTCCGCGGCGGTTCGTGCCCGGTTGGCGGCGCTAGGCCTCGGCCACGGCGATCGGCTCGCCCTGGTGATGCCAAACGGCGTTGAAATGGCGGTAGCGTTCGTGGCCTTCAGCAGCGCGACGGCTATCGCTCCTCTCAACCCGGCCTACACCAGCGAGGAGTTTCGCTTCTACATGGAGGACGCGGGCGTCCGCGCCCTGGTTGTCGGCGCAATGGGAAACGCAGCAGCTGAGGCAGCGGCGGAACGCCTAGGGCTGCCCATCCTTCGTTTCGCCATGGCGTCTGAGGATGGGAAGCTCGATGCTCGCATCAACGCGACGCCCGTCGGCCCGGCCCGCCAGCCCCGCTTAGCCGGATCGCTGGATCTAGCCCTCCTGCTACACACCTCCGGCACAACCTCACGCCCGAAGCTCGTGCCGTTAAGCCACGCGAAGCTACAGGCTTCGGCGCAAAACATCGTTCAGACGCTCCGACTTGCGGCGGGCGACAGATGTCTCAACATCATGCCGCTGTTTCACATCCACGGACTTGTCGGGGTGCTGGCGAGTTCCCTTCATGCCGGCGCGACCGTGGTATGTACGCCCGGATTTAATGCACTGAGCATGTTCAGGTGGCTCGAGCAGGGCTCGGCGACCTGGTATTCTGCGGTCCCGACTATGCACCAGGCGATCGCCGCGCGCGGCCAGCGTGCGCCGTCGGCCACTCGGGCTCTCGGCCTTCGGTTCGTGCGCTCGTCCTCATCGCCCCTGGCGCCGAGCGTGCTCCGGCAGCTGGAGGATGTCTTCGGATGTCCCGTCATCGAAGCCTACGGCATGACCGAGGCGGCCCATCAGATCGCGTCCAATCCGTTGCCTCCGGGTGAACGGCGCGCCGGAAGTGTCGGTCGGCCAGTAGGGATGGAGGTGGCGATCATGGATGAAACCGGAGAGCTATTGAGTCCCGGCCAAATTGGCGAAGTGGTGCTGCGAGGCGCCAACCTTCTCGACGCCTATGAACACAATCCGGAGGCCACCGAACAGGCGTTCGCGCATGGCTGGTTCCACACCGGCGATCAGGGCGCTGTCGACGCTGAAGGCTACCTGACCCTCACGGGCCGGTTGAAGGAGATCATCAATCGCGGGGGTGAGAAGATCTCGCCCCGCGAGGTGGACGAAGCATTGCTTGACCATCCAGCTGTAGCGGAGGCGCTGACCTTTGCTCTGCCGCATGACTTGCTTGGCGAGACGGTCGCTGCCCTTGTGGTTCTCCAGACCGGGGCCATGGTCACCGAGCGCGAAATCGTTGCATTTGTGGCGCGGCGCTTGGCGGCGTTCAAGGTTCCCGGCCGCATCATGTTCTTAGATGAGCTTCCCAAGGGTCCTACGGGCAAGCTGCAGCGCATCGGCTTGGCCGATCGTCTGGGGCTTCGCTAG
- a CDS encoding TetR/AcrR family transcriptional regulator, with protein sequence MTRPKIAIAGTLRRRALDAARSLVDKGGAEALQLRLIAAEVGSGVASLYYHFANKDALLAAVAVDGWRELTGKIERARASGRFPHQIDAASAALLTFIRRNPHLYALMQTEPSLSGNLAVRAAEQQALEVFQSAVRDDDRAPPDRAEDIALVFWVLGRGIASAVHRQEDPAAAERLEQAVLRGFAFLLSRGASA encoded by the coding sequence ATGACGCGCCCCAAGATCGCCATCGCCGGAACCCTGCGCCGCCGCGCCCTGGATGCGGCGCGCAGCCTGGTCGACAAGGGTGGGGCCGAGGCCCTGCAGCTTAGGCTCATCGCCGCCGAGGTGGGCAGCGGGGTGGCCAGCCTCTACTACCACTTCGCCAACAAGGACGCCCTGCTGGCCGCCGTCGCGGTCGATGGCTGGCGCGAGCTCACCGGGAAGATCGAGCGCGCCAGGGCCAGCGGCAGGTTCCCCCACCAGATCGACGCGGCGTCGGCGGCCCTGCTCACCTTCATCCGACGCAATCCGCACCTCTACGCCCTCATGCAGACCGAGCCGAGCCTGTCGGGCAATCTCGCCGTTCGCGCGGCCGAACAGCAGGCGCTTGAGGTGTTCCAGAGCGCCGTGCGCGACGACGACAGGGCGCCGCCGGACCGGGCCGAGGACATCGCGCTGGTGTTCTGGGTGCTTGGACGCGGCATAGCCTCGGCCGTCCATAGACAGGAGGACCCGGCGGCCGCCGAGCGCCTGGAGCAAGCCGTGCTGCGCGGCTTCGCCTTCCTGCTGTCCCGGGGTGCTTCGGCCTGA
- a CDS encoding TonB-dependent receptor, translating into MLQSRYLAGASSLALLLSLAAGPAFAQDAAEVEEVVVTGSFIAGTPEDAALPVNVIGAEEMAKQGSPSTVDLIKSIPAVSGAVGESNQFGAGQTTGSGNVNLRGLGAERTLVLFNGRRMAISPGTIYVDTNLIPTAAIGRIEVLKDGAAATYGSDAIGGVVNFITRRNLSGLEVSGGYSLIDGSKGDYNVNAAYGWVGDRGDLLVTAGYRKRSELSTTDRDFALRSFTDNPQGGWSTFGNPGLYLSSSNAGFTYTSPVVDPGCGAISGPGTAASCQFQFLGFDNLTEDEDHWQFYSEINFDLTDTTRFHAEILYSGHEVAAENSSPSYPPNNFPTSALTTKIQGNGFYIPSINPGLQALIASGGLTPAQAATAGANGLFTSVAWRPLGVGGNPLFGGKGKEDKRAFEAYRISAGLKGKFDFGGGIGWDAALTYMDNNSEIATPDVLVGRMQLALRGLGGNGCTGATPGANGCLWFNPFSSGTAGNAIDGRTNPNYNAATANSLEVLDYIFDEYAYKIRSQMFTADLVFNGDLPIDFGAGQLAWAAGAQYRWSGIERQNSDYTNIAVSPCADSSVNPGATCTARNGPFSFFGALADYDLDYSVIATFAELQMPFTDSLTGTFAIRYEDYGGNIGATTNPKVALKWQAADWLAFRASAGSTFRAPPQTQIANTATTNLAYTTAAGGYRAYDLYGNASLKPEKADTLNLGVLFEMGDFQASLDYWRFAFKGPIDNESGSDIVNAIFPNGAAGANNCANPAFAPLLARISFTGACSAPNINRVRINYVNSPDIDTSGLDFAASYRARDVLGGDMNFGVDLTYVLEYVVSETTLEGIVVARETDYTGTMDYLGYGSQPQWKATAFAEYARDAHNLRWTIRYVDDMLDTRGGSATFATNQNGRKIKAFVTNDITYRVNLPWDTTLTAAVINAFDADPPFARLDLSYDPFTANPLGRYYKLGVTKRF; encoded by the coding sequence TTGCTACAGTCCAGATACCTCGCCGGAGCCTCCTCCCTCGCGCTCCTGCTGAGCCTCGCCGCCGGGCCGGCCTTCGCACAGGACGCCGCCGAGGTCGAAGAGGTGGTGGTCACCGGCTCGTTCATCGCCGGCACCCCCGAAGACGCGGCCCTGCCGGTCAATGTCATCGGCGCCGAGGAGATGGCCAAGCAGGGCTCGCCCTCGACCGTCGACCTGATCAAGTCGATCCCCGCCGTCTCGGGCGCCGTGGGCGAGTCCAACCAGTTCGGCGCCGGCCAGACCACCGGCTCGGGCAACGTCAACCTGCGCGGCCTGGGCGCCGAGCGGACCCTGGTGCTGTTCAACGGCCGCCGCATGGCGATCTCGCCCGGCACCATCTATGTCGACACCAACCTGATCCCAACCGCCGCCATCGGCCGCATCGAGGTGCTGAAGGACGGCGCGGCCGCCACCTACGGCTCCGACGCCATCGGCGGGGTGGTCAACTTCATCACCCGGCGCAACCTGAGCGGCCTGGAAGTCTCCGGCGGCTACTCGCTGATCGACGGCTCCAAGGGCGACTACAACGTCAACGCCGCCTATGGCTGGGTCGGCGACCGCGGCGACCTGCTGGTCACCGCCGGCTACCGCAAGCGTTCGGAGCTCTCCACCACCGACCGCGACTTCGCCCTGCGGTCCTTCACGGACAACCCGCAAGGCGGCTGGTCCACCTTCGGCAATCCCGGCCTCTATCTCTCCAGCAGCAACGCCGGCTTCACCTACACCTCGCCGGTGGTCGATCCCGGCTGCGGCGCCATCTCCGGCCCCGGCACGGCGGCCAGCTGCCAGTTCCAGTTCCTCGGCTTCGACAACCTGACCGAGGACGAGGATCACTGGCAGTTCTACAGCGAGATCAATTTCGACCTCACCGACACCACGCGGTTCCACGCCGAAATCCTCTATTCGGGCCACGAGGTCGCCGCCGAGAACTCCTCGCCATCCTACCCGCCCAACAACTTCCCGACCTCGGCCCTGACCACCAAGATCCAGGGCAACGGCTTCTACATTCCGAGCATCAACCCCGGCCTGCAGGCCCTGATCGCGTCGGGCGGGCTCACCCCGGCCCAGGCCGCCACGGCCGGCGCCAACGGCCTCTTCACCTCGGTCGCCTGGCGTCCGCTCGGCGTCGGCGGCAACCCGCTGTTCGGCGGCAAGGGTAAGGAGGACAAGCGCGCCTTCGAGGCCTACCGCATCTCCGCGGGCCTGAAGGGCAAGTTCGACTTCGGCGGCGGCATCGGCTGGGACGCCGCCCTGACCTACATGGACAACAACAGCGAGATCGCCACGCCGGACGTCCTGGTGGGCCGCATGCAGCTCGCCCTGCGCGGCCTCGGCGGCAATGGCTGCACCGGCGCCACCCCCGGCGCCAACGGCTGCCTGTGGTTCAACCCGTTCTCCTCGGGCACGGCCGGCAACGCCATCGATGGCCGGACGAACCCGAACTACAACGCCGCCACGGCCAACAGCCTGGAAGTCCTCGACTACATCTTCGACGAGTACGCCTACAAGATCCGCTCGCAGATGTTCACCGCCGACCTGGTGTTCAACGGCGACCTGCCCATCGACTTCGGCGCGGGCCAGCTGGCCTGGGCCGCCGGCGCCCAGTACCGCTGGAGCGGGATCGAGCGGCAGAACAGCGACTACACCAACATCGCCGTCAGCCCCTGCGCCGACTCCTCGGTCAATCCGGGGGCGACCTGCACGGCCAGGAACGGGCCGTTCAGCTTCTTCGGCGCCCTGGCCGACTACGACCTCGACTATTCGGTGATCGCCACCTTCGCCGAACTGCAGATGCCGTTCACCGACAGCCTGACCGGCACCTTCGCCATCCGCTACGAGGACTACGGCGGCAATATCGGCGCGACCACCAATCCCAAGGTGGCGCTGAAGTGGCAGGCGGCCGACTGGCTGGCCTTCCGCGCCTCGGCGGGCTCGACCTTCCGCGCTCCGCCCCAGACCCAGATCGCCAACACCGCGACCACCAACCTGGCCTACACCACCGCGGCCGGCGGCTATCGCGCCTATGACCTCTACGGCAACGCCAGCCTGAAGCCGGAAAAGGCGGACACGCTGAACCTCGGCGTCCTGTTCGAGATGGGCGACTTCCAGGCCTCGCTCGACTACTGGCGCTTCGCCTTCAAGGGCCCGATCGACAACGAGAGCGGCTCCGACATCGTCAACGCCATCTTCCCCAACGGGGCGGCCGGCGCCAACAACTGCGCCAACCCCGCCTTCGCCCCGTTGCTGGCCCGGATCAGCTTCACCGGCGCCTGCTCGGCCCCGAACATCAACCGGGTGCGGATCAACTACGTCAACAGCCCCGACATCGACACCAGCGGGCTGGACTTCGCGGCCAGCTACCGGGCGCGCGACGTGCTGGGCGGCGACATGAACTTCGGCGTCGACCTGACCTATGTGCTGGAATACGTGGTCTCCGAGACCACGCTGGAAGGCATCGTGGTCGCCAGGGAGACCGACTACACGGGAACCATGGACTACCTCGGCTACGGCTCCCAGCCGCAGTGGAAGGCCACCGCCTTCGCCGAATACGCCCGCGACGCGCACAACCTGCGTTGGACCATCCGCTACGTCGACGACATGCTCGACACCCGCGGTGGCTCGGCGACCTTCGCCACCAACCAGAACGGCCGCAAGATCAAGGCCTTCGTCACCAACGACATCACCTATCGCGTGAACCTGCCCTGGGACACGACGTTGACCGCCGCGGTGATCAACGCCTTCGACGCGGACCCGCCGTTCGCCCGCCTCGATCTCAGCTACGACCCGTTCACGGCCAATCCGCTCGGCCGCTACTACAAGCTGGGCGTCACCAAGCGGTTCTAG
- a CDS encoding helix-turn-helix transcriptional regulator → MTPVVSRTTLRYMVKFQVSAIDRTFAALADPTRRYILLRLNDEPGLSVSELARPFSLKLPGMMKHLDVLSDAGLITRTKTGRTVSVNLSPGPMQEAMAWLQRYERFWTVSLDRLVALVEQDGEP, encoded by the coding sequence TTGACTCCCGTCGTCAGTCGGACAACACTTCGCTACATGGTGAAGTTTCAAGTCTCCGCTATCGACCGCACGTTCGCGGCGCTCGCCGATCCCACCCGGCGCTACATCCTGCTGCGGCTGAACGACGAGCCGGGCCTTTCGGTGAGCGAACTCGCCCGGCCGTTTTCGCTGAAGCTTCCGGGGATGATGAAGCATCTGGATGTCCTGTCCGACGCGGGATTGATCACACGCACCAAGACCGGCCGCACCGTGTCGGTGAACCTTTCGCCCGGGCCGATGCAGGAGGCGATGGCTTGGCTGCAACGCTACGAGCGTTTCTGGACCGTTAGCCTCGATAGGCTTGTCGCGCTCGTCGAACAGGATGGCGAGCCATGA
- a CDS encoding DsbA family protein, translating to METPHLIYFADPMCSWCYGFSPVIGQIRQAFGRSLPIRLVMGGLRPGTDTPTTDKAKAELVGHWGHVHEATGLPFDGAVLDRPGFLYDTDPAARAVVRVRREDPEKALVYLGRVQQAFYAQNQDVTKPETLADLAAELGVDREAFLADFETDDLKHETWADYGTSQRAGVTGFPTLVAGPSADGTYGVVTRGYQPAEQVLPLLHRWMGTA from the coding sequence ATGGAAACACCCCACCTGATCTACTTCGCCGATCCGATGTGCTCGTGGTGCTACGGCTTCTCGCCGGTGATCGGCCAGATCCGCCAGGCCTTCGGCCGGTCCCTGCCGATCCGCCTGGTCATGGGCGGCCTGCGCCCGGGCACGGACACCCCCACCACCGACAAGGCCAAGGCCGAGCTGGTCGGCCACTGGGGCCACGTGCATGAGGCCACCGGCCTGCCCTTCGACGGCGCCGTGCTGGACCGGCCGGGCTTTCTATACGACACCGACCCGGCGGCCCGCGCCGTGGTCCGCGTCCGCCGCGAGGACCCGGAGAAGGCGCTCGTCTATCTCGGCCGGGTCCAGCAGGCCTTCTACGCGCAGAACCAGGACGTCACGAAGCCCGAGACCCTGGCCGACCTCGCCGCCGAACTGGGCGTCGACCGCGAGGCCTTCCTGGCCGACTTCGAGACCGACGACCTCAAGCACGAGACCTGGGCCGACTACGGGACCTCCCAACGGGCCGGCGTCACCGGCTTCCCGACCCTGGTGGCCGGCCCCAGCGCCGACGGGACCTATGGCGTGGTCACCCGCGGCTACCAGCCCGCCGAACAGGTCCTGCCGTTGCTGCACCGCTGGATGGGCACGGCGTAA
- a CDS encoding glutathione S-transferase family protein, with protein sequence MSDLTLTTFDWVPEAPRGFVRDIRVRWALEEAGLPYRVESTPFRDREAGHFAHQPFGQAPWLTDGDLSIFESGAILLHLGELSDALLPADRRGRSDAKEWLFAALNSVEMASLPWSLLMFSGESKDTGVWKLFDGFLKAHRLQHLEPVLAGREWLAATFSIADILMADVLRLVDRFDGLADYPACRAYVARATARPAFVKAHADQMAHFAAAD encoded by the coding sequence ATGAGCGACCTGACCCTCACCACCTTCGACTGGGTTCCCGAGGCGCCTCGCGGCTTTGTGCGTGACATCCGTGTGCGCTGGGCGCTGGAAGAGGCCGGGTTGCCCTACCGCGTCGAGAGCACGCCGTTCCGGGACCGCGAGGCCGGGCATTTCGCGCACCAGCCCTTCGGCCAGGCGCCCTGGCTGACCGACGGCGACCTCTCGATCTTCGAGAGCGGCGCGATCCTGCTGCACCTCGGCGAGCTTAGCGATGCGCTGCTGCCCGCCGATCGCCGCGGTCGCAGCGACGCCAAGGAGTGGCTGTTCGCGGCCCTGAATTCCGTGGAGATGGCGAGCCTGCCCTGGTCGCTGTTGATGTTCTCCGGCGAGAGCAAGGACACGGGGGTCTGGAAGCTCTTCGACGGGTTCCTCAAGGCCCACCGGCTCCAGCACTTGGAGCCGGTCCTGGCGGGACGCGAATGGCTCGCCGCGACCTTCTCCATCGCCGACATCCTGATGGCCGACGTGCTGCGCCTGGTCGATCGGTTCGACGGCTTGGCGGACTATCCCGCCTGCCGCGCCTATGTCGCGCGCGCCACGGCTCGTCCGGCCTTCGTCAAGGCGCACGCGGATCAGATGGCGCATTTCGCAGCGGCCGACTGA
- a CDS encoding SRPBCC domain-containing protein: MTLPSVTIVRRIKASPAKVYAAITQPELMIQWWGPDAGPTIRAEADVRPGGRLSVVFRLLNGEEHNPTGVYREVVPDRKLVFTWEWPGAPERESLVTFLIEPFDGGSELTLIHERLPDEAARESHRAGWNGLVDKLVVFLGDAE, encoded by the coding sequence ATGACCCTCCCCAGCGTGACCATCGTGCGCCGCATCAAGGCCTCGCCCGCCAAGGTCTATGCGGCGATCACCCAGCCCGAACTGATGATCCAGTGGTGGGGTCCGGACGCCGGGCCCACGATCCGGGCCGAGGCCGACGTGCGCCCCGGTGGCCGGCTCAGCGTCGTGTTTCGTCTGCTGAACGGCGAGGAGCACAACCCCACCGGGGTCTATCGGGAGGTGGTTCCCGACAGGAAGCTGGTCTTCACCTGGGAATGGCCCGGAGCCCCGGAGCGGGAGTCGCTGGTCACCTTCCTGATCGAGCCGTTCGACGGCGGCTCTGAGCTGACCCTGATCCACGAGCGCCTTCCCGACGAGGCGGCGCGCGAAAGTCACCGGGCAGGCTGGAACGGCCTTGTCGACAAGCTGGTAGTGTTTCTTGGAGACGCCGAATGA
- a CDS encoding LysR family transcriptional regulator, translated as MELDDIRAFVEVAEAGGFGRAGQRLALSKSMVSRRVARLEASLGAQLLSRTTRGVALTEAGMEFKEHADRVLAELEAARDSLAQRGEEIVGSLRVAAPLSFGMTHLAPVLAELAVRHPRLAVTASYSDRFVDLIGERFDVAVRLGNLADSSLIARRIAPINAAVVASPAYLERRGTPLTPEDLVGHDALLQGQEAWSFRDGRKLITIRPEGRFKADSGQALVAAAVAGLGIAALPTFLAGHAIEAGELVPLLQDYPIPEAGLYVVRPPPASHMPGKVRALTELLVERFGGEPYWDVCHKAREAYRTRMGT; from the coding sequence ATGGAGCTGGATGACATCCGGGCCTTTGTCGAGGTCGCCGAGGCCGGCGGTTTCGGCCGGGCGGGGCAGCGGCTGGCGCTGTCGAAGTCGATGGTCAGCCGCCGGGTCGCGCGGCTGGAAGCCTCGCTGGGCGCCCAGCTCCTGAGCCGCACCACGCGCGGGGTGGCGCTCACCGAGGCGGGGATGGAATTCAAGGAGCACGCCGACCGGGTCCTGGCCGAACTGGAGGCGGCGCGGGACTCGCTGGCCCAGCGCGGCGAGGAGATCGTCGGCAGCCTGCGGGTGGCAGCCCCCCTGTCGTTCGGCATGACCCACCTGGCGCCGGTGCTGGCGGAGCTGGCCGTGCGTCATCCGAGGCTGGCGGTGACGGCCTCCTACAGCGACCGGTTCGTCGACCTGATCGGCGAGCGGTTCGACGTGGCCGTGCGGCTGGGCAACCTGGCCGACTCCAGCCTGATCGCCCGGCGGATCGCCCCGATCAACGCCGCGGTGGTGGCGAGCCCGGCCTATCTGGAACGCCGTGGGACGCCACTGACGCCCGAGGACCTGGTGGGCCACGACGCCCTGCTGCAGGGCCAGGAGGCCTGGTCGTTCCGCGACGGCAGGAAGCTGATCACCATCCGCCCGGAGGGCCGCTTCAAGGCCGACAGCGGCCAGGCCCTGGTGGCCGCGGCGGTGGCGGGCCTGGGGATCGCCGCCCTGCCGACCTTCCTGGCCGGCCACGCCATCGAGGCCGGGGAACTGGTCCCGCTGCTGCAGGACTACCCGATCCCGGAGGCGGGGCTCTATGTGGTCCGGCCGCCGCCGGCCAGCCACATGCCGGGCAAGGTCCGGGCGCTCACCGAGCTGCTGGTCGAGCGCTTCGGCGGCGAGCCCTACTGGGACGTCTGCCACAAGGCGCGGGAGGCCTACAGGACCAGGATGGGGACCTAG
- a CDS encoding cytochrome P450, with translation MADGTTDILKDKRAAARKAAYETPLAELNPARASLFRDDAMWPIFERLRAESPVHFTPDSNYGPYWSITRYDDIMAVDSNHQVFSSAKGITLSPKAAQGFRDPNNTATNFIAMDPPRHDVQRKTVSPALSPHALSIMAPLIRERAGLILDSLPVGEPFDWVDLVSKELTTMTLATLFAFPFDERRKLTRWSDAMTTPPGFGGGAASLQELRETMAECFGYFTELWNQRVNAPPTGDLISMLAHGEETRNMTMAEFHANVALLIIGGNDTTRNTISGSVLALNQNPDQYAKLRANPALIPSMVSETIRWQTPLAHMSRTATQDFELGGKTIKAGDKVVMWYVSGNRDGSVIENPDSYIIDRPRPRQHMSFGFGIHRCVGNRLAELQLTIIWEEIMKRFPDIQLLEEPKRSYSVFVKGYEEMKVVLPARL, from the coding sequence ATGGCTGACGGAACGACGGACATTCTGAAGGACAAACGCGCCGCCGCACGCAAGGCCGCCTACGAGACCCCGCTCGCGGAGCTCAACCCGGCCCGCGCCTCGCTCTTCCGCGACGACGCCATGTGGCCGATCTTCGAGCGCCTGCGCGCCGAGTCCCCGGTCCACTTCACGCCCGACAGCAACTACGGCCCCTACTGGTCGATCACCCGCTACGACGACATCATGGCGGTGGACTCCAACCATCAGGTCTTCTCCTCGGCCAAGGGCATCACGCTCTCGCCCAAGGCCGCCCAGGGGTTCCGCGACCCCAACAACACCGCCACCAACTTCATCGCCATGGATCCGCCGCGCCACGACGTGCAGCGCAAGACGGTGAGCCCGGCCCTGTCGCCCCACGCGCTCTCGATCATGGCCCCGCTGATCCGCGAGCGGGCCGGCCTGATCCTCGACAGCCTGCCGGTCGGCGAGCCCTTCGACTGGGTCGACCTGGTGTCGAAGGAGCTGACCACCATGACGCTCGCGACCCTGTTCGCCTTCCCCTTCGACGAGCGGCGCAAGCTCACCCGCTGGTCCGACGCCATGACCACCCCGCCGGGCTTCGGCGGCGGCGCCGCCAGCCTGCAGGAGCTGCGCGAGACCATGGCCGAGTGCTTCGGCTACTTCACCGAGCTCTGGAACCAACGGGTCAACGCCCCGCCCACCGGCGACCTGATCTCCATGCTGGCCCACGGCGAGGAGACCCGGAACATGACGATGGCGGAGTTCCACGCCAACGTCGCCCTGCTGATCATCGGCGGCAACGACACCACGCGGAACACCATCTCCGGCTCGGTCCTGGCGCTGAACCAGAACCCCGACCAGTACGCCAAGCTGCGCGCCAATCCGGCCCTGATCCCGTCCATGGTCTCCGAGACAATCCGCTGGCAGACCCCGCTCGCCCACATGTCCCGGACCGCGACCCAGGACTTCGAGCTGGGCGGCAAGACCATCAAGGCCGGCGACAAGGTGGTCATGTGGTACGTCTCGGGCAACCGCGACGGGTCGGTGATCGAGAACCCCGACAGCTACATCATCGATCGCCCGCGACCGCGCCAGCACATGTCCTTCGGGTTCGGCATCCACCGCTGCGTGGGCAACCGCCTGGCCGAGCTGCAGCTCACCATCATCTGGGAAGAGATCATGAAGCGCTTCCCCGACATCCAGCTCCTGGAAGAGCCGAAGCGCAGCTACTCGGTCTTCGTGAAGGGCTACGAGGAGATGAAGGTCGTCCTGCCGGCCAGGCTCTAG
- a CDS encoding GNAT family N-acetyltransferase, protein MTHDLRLRAAEPGDIQAVRAIERASARRFLDTDRAWLADDEPTDAETLAERVAENGLLVACEGEVPVAFVMFRQVEGCGYVEQVDVLPSHERRGIGARLIAAVADLARARGWPALTLSTFKDVPFNAPYYRRLGFEDVEVLTPGMAEIRAEHEARGLDESTRVFMRREV, encoded by the coding sequence ATGACCCATGACCTGCGCCTTCGCGCGGCCGAGCCAGGCGATATCCAAGCCGTGCGAGCCATCGAGCGCGCCTCCGCCAGACGGTTCCTCGACACTGACCGGGCCTGGCTGGCCGACGACGAGCCCACGGACGCCGAGACCCTGGCCGAGCGGGTGGCCGAGAACGGCCTGCTGGTCGCCTGCGAGGGCGAGGTCCCGGTGGCCTTCGTGATGTTCCGCCAGGTCGAAGGCTGCGGATATGTCGAGCAGGTGGACGTCCTGCCCAGCCATGAGCGGCGGGGGATCGGGGCGCGGCTGATCGCGGCGGTGGCCGACCTGGCGCGGGCGCGCGGCTGGCCGGCGCTGACGCTCTCGACCTTCAAGGACGTGCCGTTCAACGCGCCCTACTACCGGCGATTGGGGTTCGAGGATGTCGAGGTGCTGACCCCAGGCATGGCCGAGATCCGCGCGGAGCACGAGGCGCGGGGGCTCGATGAGAGCACGCGGGTGTTCATGCGGCGGGAGGTGTAG
- a CDS encoding FMN-dependent NADH-azoreductase produces MSNILVLNSSLSGEASVSRLLVADAVTELTQRDPGATLVFRDLAAAPIPHLTLETVAGVRAQATTPAELASRALSDELIAELRAADTIVIGAPMYNFSIPTTLRTWFDHVLRPGVTFSYSEAGPKGLIEGKRVIVVEARGGLYSEGPAQAADFQEPYLRQLLGFIGMTDVTFIRAEKIGYGPDARDQAVADSRAELARLAA; encoded by the coding sequence ATGTCCAATATCCTGGTTCTCAACAGCAGCCTCAGCGGCGAGGCCTCCGTCTCCCGCCTCCTGGTCGCCGACGCGGTCACCGAGCTCACCCAGCGCGATCCCGGCGCCACCCTGGTGTTCCGCGACCTCGCCGCCGCCCCCATTCCGCACCTGACCCTGGAAACCGTCGCCGGCGTCCGCGCTCAGGCGACCACGCCGGCCGAGCTGGCCTCCCGCGCCCTGTCCGACGAGTTGATCGCCGAGCTGCGCGCCGCCGACACCATCGTCATCGGTGCGCCGATGTACAATTTCAGCATCCCGACCACCCTGCGCACCTGGTTCGACCACGTCCTGCGCCCCGGCGTGACCTTCAGCTATTCCGAGGCCGGTCCGAAGGGTCTGATCGAGGGCAAGCGGGTGATCGTCGTGGAGGCGCGCGGCGGCCTCTATAGCGAAGGCCCGGCCCAGGCCGCGGACTTCCAGGAGCCCTATCTGCGCCAACTGCTGGGCTTCATCGGCATGACCGACGTCACCTTCATCCGCGCCGAGAAGATCGGCTACGGTCCCGACGCGCGCGACCAGGCGGTGGCCGACAGCCGCGCGGAGCTGGCCAGGCTGGCGGCCTAG